A genomic stretch from Falco cherrug isolate bFalChe1 chromosome 1, bFalChe1.pri, whole genome shotgun sequence includes:
- the STOX2 gene encoding storkhead-box protein 2 isoform X5, whose translation MHIVVTSQLLYILYWSMEPDYKGSGDVSPISMSPISQSQFIPLGEILCLAISAMNSARKQVTQEALMEHLTTCFPGVPTPSPEILRHTLNMLVRERKIYPTPDGYFIVTPQTYFITPSLIRTNSKWYHLDERIPDRSQCTSPQQGTITPSTSGCVRDRTLPKNHCDSCHCCREDMHSMHASTLQRKSAKDCKDSYCPPSLCQVPPTEKSKSTVNFSYKAETLTKPKDVEKQSKKFGLKLFRLSFKKDKTKQLANFSAQFPPEEWPLRDEDTPTTIPREVEMEIIRRINPDLTVENVMRHTALMKKLEEEKAQRSKAGSSAHHSGRSKKSRNHRKSHGKSRSHSKTRVSKGDPSDGSHLDIPAEREYEFYDPLTRSPREGCFIIEHKGDNFIMHSNPNMIESHFPMTPEWDVSGELAKRRTEMPFPEPSRGSSHSKVHRSHSHTQDRRSRNERSSKAKERSRSMDNSKGPLGSAALGTPEDIGEGCSPDDQTTSQTYIDDSTLRPSQSLSHQRALISSASYKETCIPEIASGTVETPSSCSLLEQSKPTENLPSYSELNSCTAKSAVDDYFQCNTSSETVLTAPSPLGKNKEDHDTLTGTDGLKKMTPTERQSQHIAREPGVHKEESPKGPSSSSAVAGQTPEVIANGRLVQHHSTESSSLDKRKEIFSKDTLFKPLHNTLSVNSYHKSSTPLLKPHQKPPSDTLPVRCEKLEQAMVTSVAQVMPVSQRQQETTGNQEASFDYYNVSDDDDSEEGTNKNAEEEKNRDDVGTMQWLLEREKERDLQRKFEKNLTLLTPKETESSNNQRATHSARLDSMDSSSITVDSGFNSPRTRESLASNTSSIVESNRRQNPALSPAHGGAGPTFNFRATADPPTSEAEKLQKPANCLQASVTSV comes from the exons GTGATGTATCACCCATCAGCATGTCTCCCATCAGTCAGTCACAGTTTATTCCACTTGGGGAAATCCTTTGCCTGGCCATCTCAGCAATGAACTCTGCCCGAAAACAAGTCACACAAGAAGCACTAATGGAGCACCTAACAACCTGCTTCCCAG GAGTTCCAACACCCAGTCCAGAAATCCTTCGACATACCTTGAATATGCTTGTACGGGAGAGGAAAATATATCCAACTCCGGATGGTTATTTCATTGTAACCCCGCAAACGTACTTTATAACACCATCTCTCATAAGAACTAACAGTAAATGGTACCATTTGGATGAGAGGATACCTGATAGGTCTCAGTGTACCTCTCCGCAACAAGGAACTATAACTCCCTCCACCTCGGGATGCGTCAGGGACCGAACACTACCCAAAAACCACTGCGACTCCTGCCATTGTTGCAGAGAAGACATGCACAGCATGCATGCATCTACCCTACAGAGGAAATCAGCAAAAGACTGTAAAGACTCATACTGTCCTCCTTCGTTATGTCAGGTCCCACCTACTGAGAAAAGTAAAAGTACTGTCAATTTTTCCTACAAAGCAGAGACGCTCACAAAGCCTAAGGATGTAGAAAAGCAGTCTAAGAAATTTGGACTCAAATTATTCCGATTAAGTTTTAAGAAGGACAAGACAAAACAGTTGGCAAATTTCTCTGCCCAGTTTCCTCCAGAGGAGTGGCCGCTAAGGGACGAGGACACCCCTACCACTATACCTAGAGAGGTAGAAATGGAGATTATCAGGCGCATTAACCCAGACTTGACTGTGGAAAATGTCATGAGGCACACTGCACTAATGAAGAaacttgaagaagaaaaagctcaaCGAAGCAAAGCAGGATCTTCAGCTCACCACAGTGGACGAAGTAAAAAGAGCAGGAATCACAGAAAGTCTCATGGGAAGTCGAGGTCACACAGCAAGACTCGGGTGTCCAAAGGAGACCCATCAGATGGCTCTCATTTGGATATACCTGCTGAAAGGGAGTATGAGTTCTATGATCCCTTGACTCGATCCCCACGGGAAGGCTGTTTTATAATAGAACACAAGGGAGATAATTTTATCATGCACAGCAATCCTAACATGATTGAATCTCACTTTCCAATGACACCTGAGTGGGATGTGTCTGGTGAGCTGGCCAAAAGAAGAACTGAAATGCCTTTCCCTGAACCTTCCAGGGGAAGCTCCCACTCCAAGGTCCATCGGAGCCACAGCCATACACAGGACAGAAGATCGAGGAATGAGCGGTCCAGTAAGGCTAAAGAAAGGTCTAGATCCATGGATAACTCCAAGGGACCTCTGGGCTCGGCTGCTCTAGGCACACCTGAAGATATTGGTGAAGGCTGTAGCCCAGATGACCAAACAACTAGCCAAACTTACATTGACGATAGTACCTTAAGGCCATCTCAGTCGCTCAGTCATCAAAGGGCTCTGATTTCATCTGCAAGCTACAAAGAGACTTGCATCCCTGAAATAGCTAGTGGCACTGTAGAAACCCCCAGTTCTTGTAGCCTGTTGGAGCAAAGCAAGCCTACAGAGAATTTGCCATCGTATAGCGAGCTCAACTCCTGCACAGCAAAATCTGCAGTCGATGACTATTTTCAGTGCAACACATCCAGTGAGACTGTGCTTACTGCTCCATCGCCACTGGGAAAGAATAAAGAGGATCATGATACGCTGACGGGGACAGATGGGCTCAAAAAAATGACTCCCACAGAAAGACAGTCTCAACATATCGCTAGGGAGCCTGGGGTGCACAAAGAGGAGTCCCCAAAGGGCCCAAGCAGCAGTTCAGCGGTCGCTGGCCAAACTCCAGAGGTGATTGCAAATGGGCGGCTGGTTCAACACCATAGCACTGAATCAAGCAGCCttgataaaaggaaagaaatatttagcaAGGATACGCTCTTTAAACCTCTGCACAACACTCTTTCGGTGAATAGTTACCATAAGTCTAGCACACCCCTGCTAAAGCCCCATCAGAAGCCCCCCTCTGACACCTTGCCAGTCAGATGTGAGAAACTTGAGCAAGCGATGGTAACCTCAGTCGCACAAGTCATGCCTGTTTCGCAGAGACAGCAAGAGACAACTGGGAACCAGGAGGCCTCCTTTGACTACTACAACGTGTCTGATGATGATGACTCAGAGGAAGGAACCAACAAAAAcgctgaggaagaaaagaacaggGATGATGTTGGCACGATGCAGTGGCTCctagagagagaaaaggagagggatCTACAGCGAAAGTTTGAGAAGAATCTTACTCTTCTCACCCCAAAGGAGACAGAAAGTAGTAACAACCAGAGAGCCACCCACTCGGCCCGCCTGGACAGCatggacagcagcagcattacTGTGGACAGCGGGTTCAACTCTCCACG